One region of Streptomyces davaonensis JCM 4913 genomic DNA includes:
- a CDS encoding cupin domain-containing protein, translated as MTQSSIAHDNAAGSPDSPVRLRAVSAEGQPDVTPALEELYRGFEQELLVPLWTEIGDLMPAHPRSRAVPHLWRWDRLRELAAEAGDLVPVGRGGERRAIALANPALGGRPFATPTLWAAIQYLMPGEDAPEHRHTQHAFRFVVEGEGVWTVVGRDPVAMRRGDFLPQAGWNWHAHHNATAAPMAWIDGLDIPFQYAVETQFFEFGRDEIGDAERITPERSRSERLWGHPGLTPVAAGTSAPGTPLLAYRWEHTDRALADQLALESEGYGGTVEPGHAAVRFTDPTTGADVLPTLRAEMHRIARGAETAPVRETGSSVYQVFDGSGTVTVGDRTWSVTRGDLFVVPSWQPLSVRSEAGATDSDSGALDLFRFSDAPVFEALRLDRTQVEGTPR; from the coding sequence GTGACTCAGTCCTCCATCGCTCATGACAACGCCGCGGGCTCCCCGGACTCCCCGGTCCGCCTCCGGGCCGTCTCCGCGGAGGGACAGCCCGACGTGACCCCGGCACTCGAAGAGCTGTACCGGGGCTTCGAACAGGAGCTGCTCGTCCCGCTGTGGACCGAGATCGGCGATCTGATGCCGGCCCATCCGCGCTCGCGCGCCGTGCCGCACCTCTGGCGCTGGGACCGGCTGCGCGAGCTGGCGGCCGAAGCCGGTGATCTCGTGCCCGTCGGGCGGGGCGGGGAGCGGCGGGCCATCGCGCTGGCCAATCCCGCCCTCGGCGGCAGGCCCTTCGCCACGCCGACGCTGTGGGCCGCCATCCAGTACCTCATGCCCGGCGAGGACGCCCCCGAGCACCGGCACACCCAGCACGCCTTCCGCTTCGTCGTCGAGGGCGAGGGCGTGTGGACGGTCGTCGGACGCGACCCGGTGGCCATGCGGCGCGGGGACTTCCTGCCGCAGGCCGGCTGGAACTGGCACGCCCACCACAACGCCACCGCCGCCCCCATGGCCTGGATCGACGGACTCGACATCCCCTTCCAGTACGCCGTCGAGACGCAGTTCTTCGAGTTCGGACGCGACGAGATCGGCGACGCCGAGCGCATCACCCCCGAGCGGTCGCGCTCCGAGCGGCTGTGGGGGCACCCCGGTCTCACGCCCGTAGCGGCCGGTACGTCCGCCCCCGGCACCCCTCTCCTCGCCTACCGCTGGGAGCACACCGACCGCGCCCTCGCCGACCAACTCGCCCTGGAATCCGAGGGATACGGCGGCACCGTCGAGCCCGGTCACGCCGCCGTCCGGTTCACCGACCCCACCACCGGCGCCGACGTCCTGCCCACCCTGCGGGCCGAGATGCACCGCATCGCACGCGGCGCCGAGACCGCTCCGGTGCGCGAGACCGGATCGTCCGTCTACCAGGTCTTCGACGGCTCCGGCACCGTGACCGTGGGCGACCGCACCTGGTCCGTCACCCGTGGCGACCTGTTCGTCGTCCCGTCCTGGCAGCCGCTGAGCGTCCGCTCCGAGGCCGGTGCCACTGACTCCGACTCCGGCGCCCTGGACCTGTTCCGGTTCAGCGACGCCCCCGTCTTCGAAGCCCTGCGTCTCGACCGTACGCAGGTGGAAGGAACCCCCCGATGA
- a CDS encoding IclR family transcriptional regulator gives MDKPLKTPPPYPITSVDHALRAATILQMEGGATVSEIAERLGVARSTAHRLLAMLVYRDFAVQDEDRVYRAGPVLELAAHSQSLVSRLRATALPHLHRAVDVLDETTNLIIRTGDTARFIASVECHQALRVGSREGMVFPAHRTTAGLLLLADLTDEELDEVYSLARYHDRPGDRPDLPRLRTELKRLRRNGFAVNQERSERGLVAIGVPVRDQDGTAVAGLSVSMPSVRYDAHRLQALVAVLNATARALERDLAA, from the coding sequence ATGGACAAGCCCCTCAAGACGCCCCCGCCCTACCCCATCACCAGCGTGGACCACGCCCTGCGCGCGGCGACGATCCTCCAGATGGAAGGTGGCGCCACGGTCTCCGAGATCGCCGAGCGCCTGGGCGTGGCGCGATCGACGGCGCATCGGCTGCTGGCGATGCTGGTGTACCGGGACTTCGCAGTGCAGGACGAGGACCGGGTGTACCGGGCGGGCCCGGTCCTGGAGCTGGCGGCCCACTCCCAGTCCCTGGTCTCGCGTCTGCGGGCGACGGCGCTGCCGCACCTGCACAGGGCGGTGGACGTCCTGGACGAGACGACGAACCTGATCATCCGCACGGGCGACACGGCCCGTTTCATCGCGAGCGTCGAATGCCACCAGGCCCTGCGGGTCGGCTCCCGGGAGGGCATGGTCTTCCCGGCCCACCGCACCACGGCCGGCCTGCTCCTGCTGGCCGACCTGACGGACGAGGAACTGGACGAGGTCTACTCCCTCGCCCGCTACCACGACCGCCCCGGCGACCGCCCCGACCTCCCGCGCCTGCGCACCGAACTGAAGCGCCTGCGCCGCAACGGCTTCGCCGTGAACCAGGAGCGCTCCGAACGGGGCCTGGTCGCCATCGGCGTACCCGTCCGCGACCAGGACGGTACGGCGGTGGCGGGACTGTCGGTGTCGATGCCGAGCGTGCGCTACGACGCCCATCGGCTCCAGGCGCTGGTGGCCGTACTGAACGCCACGGCTCGGGCGCTGGAGCGGGACCTGGCGGCGTAG
- a CDS encoding GNAT family N-acetyltransferase yields the protein MPVTLRKLALDDWQAVHSWAGLEEACRYQPWGPNREEQTRAFVRAAVEAWSHAQQQRFVYVARFENDLVGMGELRIRSHRHRQGEIAYIVHPRVWGRGVGTAIGRELLSRGFGELGLHRIYATCDPRNLASAQLLRKLGMTYEGRHRHTALIRDGWRDSEMFSILEAEWRSSRSGGL from the coding sequence ATGCCGGTGACTTTGCGCAAGCTCGCGCTCGACGACTGGCAAGCGGTGCACTCCTGGGCCGGTCTTGAGGAGGCTTGTCGGTACCAGCCCTGGGGGCCGAACAGGGAGGAGCAGACGCGCGCGTTCGTGCGCGCCGCTGTAGAGGCCTGGTCACATGCTCAGCAGCAGAGGTTCGTGTACGTTGCTCGGTTCGAGAACGACCTCGTCGGCATGGGGGAGTTGCGCATTCGTAGCCATCGCCATCGGCAGGGCGAAATCGCCTACATCGTGCACCCGAGGGTCTGGGGGCGTGGCGTGGGTACAGCGATCGGGCGGGAGCTTCTGTCGCGCGGGTTCGGGGAATTGGGACTCCACCGGATCTACGCGACCTGTGACCCGCGTAATCTCGCGTCGGCTCAGCTGCTCCGCAAGCTTGGCATGACGTATGAGGGGCGGCATCGGCACACCGCGTTGATTCGGGACGGCTGGCGGGACTCCGAGATGTTCAGCATCCTCGAAGCGGAATGGCGCTCGAGCCGTAGCGGCGGATTGTGA
- a CDS encoding fumarylacetoacetate hydrolase family protein: MKLATLRTDGTTRAVRLDGDVLVDLGVPDVGALLAEEGWAERAAAATGVRYPVEGADFAPLVPAPSKVVCVGLNYRNHIQEMGRDLPEHPTLFAKFADSLIGAGDDIVRPDETAEFDWEVELAVVVGAPARRARGAEAEAAIAGFTVLNDITCRDWQFRTREWLQGKTWDSTTPVGPFLVTPDELPGGVRPSLDVRLLVDGEVMQSDSTGDLLFDPVDLVEYVSTVVRLNPGDIIATGTPGGVGHARRPERYLVGGETVVTEIEGIGRLENRVVKEKSA, translated from the coding sequence ATGAAGCTCGCCACTCTCCGCACCGACGGCACCACCCGGGCCGTACGACTCGACGGCGACGTCCTCGTCGACCTCGGGGTCCCGGACGTGGGCGCCCTGCTCGCCGAGGAAGGGTGGGCCGAGCGCGCCGCCGCGGCGACCGGGGTCAGGTATCCCGTCGAGGGTGCCGACTTCGCGCCCTTGGTGCCCGCCCCCTCCAAGGTCGTGTGCGTCGGCCTCAACTACCGCAACCACATCCAGGAGATGGGGCGCGACCTTCCCGAACACCCCACCCTCTTCGCCAAGTTCGCGGACTCCCTGATCGGCGCGGGCGACGACATCGTCCGGCCCGACGAGACGGCCGAGTTCGACTGGGAGGTCGAACTCGCCGTCGTCGTGGGCGCACCCGCGCGTCGCGCCCGGGGTGCCGAGGCGGAGGCGGCCATCGCCGGGTTCACCGTGCTGAACGACATCACCTGCCGTGACTGGCAGTTCCGCACCCGTGAGTGGCTCCAGGGCAAGACGTGGGACTCCACCACGCCCGTCGGCCCCTTCCTCGTCACCCCCGACGAACTGCCGGGCGGGGTACGCCCGTCGCTCGACGTGCGGCTGCTCGTCGACGGTGAGGTCATGCAGTCGGACTCCACCGGCGACCTGCTCTTCGACCCGGTCGACCTGGTCGAGTACGTCTCCACCGTCGTCCGCCTCAACCCGGGCGACATCATCGCCACCGGCACCCCCGGCGGCGTCGGCCATGCCCGTAGGCCCGAGCGCTATCTCGTCGGCGGGGAGACCGTCGTCACCGAGATCGAGGGCATCGGCCGGCTGGAGAACCGGGTCGTCAAGGAGAAGTCCGCCTGA
- a CDS encoding pectate lyase family protein, translated as MRRPLALRLSAASAVLALAVGAGIAALSMPAASAATGGVTGYATQNGGTTGGAGGQTVKATTGTQIHAALCGRASSSTPIVIQVDGTINHGNTAKVSGDSCNTAAGVIELKQISNVTIVGVGGGAVFDQLGIHIRESSNIIIQNVTVKNVKKSGSPTSNGGDAIGMESDVRNVWVDHATLEASGGESEGYDGLFDMKDNTQYVTLSYSILRNSGRGGLIGSSESDLSNGYVTFHHNLYRNIDSRAPLLRGGTAHAYNNHYVSLNESGINSRAGAKAKVDNNYFEDSKDVLGTFYTDQRGSWQVSGNVFDNVTWSSPGSENYPAGPDPQSNTTVGIPYAYTLDVATCVPDVVSRTAGAGTGLKVSDGNCTPQTPNPTPTTPTPTPTPTPTPTPTQPTGTNLSIGAGADGSSKADGTSYGNVRDGDMSTYWSPSGSTGSVSVKWGSATTVAKVNIREAAGSTGAIGSWRLLNADTGAVLASGTGAGVITLPQTSLKKITFEITGSTATPKVAEFETYGA; from the coding sequence ATGAGAAGACCACTCGCCCTACGCCTGTCCGCCGCCTCGGCCGTACTGGCCCTGGCGGTCGGGGCCGGTATCGCGGCGCTGTCGATGCCCGCGGCGTCGGCCGCGACCGGCGGAGTCACCGGTTACGCGACGCAGAACGGGGGCACCACCGGCGGAGCCGGTGGGCAGACGGTCAAGGCCACCACCGGTACCCAGATCCACGCGGCACTGTGCGGCCGTGCCAGCAGCAGCACGCCGATCGTCATCCAGGTCGATGGCACCATCAACCACGGCAACACCGCGAAGGTCTCGGGCGACAGCTGCAACACCGCCGCCGGTGTGATCGAGCTCAAGCAGATCAGCAATGTCACGATCGTCGGGGTCGGCGGCGGGGCCGTCTTCGATCAACTGGGCATCCACATCCGTGAATCCAGCAACATCATCATCCAGAACGTCACGGTCAAGAACGTGAAGAAGTCGGGCTCACCGACATCCAACGGCGGCGACGCGATCGGCATGGAGAGCGACGTCCGCAACGTGTGGGTCGACCACGCCACCCTGGAGGCCTCGGGAGGTGAGTCGGAGGGCTACGACGGCCTCTTCGACATGAAGGACAACACCCAGTACGTGACGCTGTCCTACAGCATTCTGCGCAACTCCGGCCGGGGCGGCCTCATCGGGTCCAGCGAGAGCGATCTGTCCAACGGGTACGTCACCTTCCACCACAACCTGTACCGGAACATCGACTCCCGTGCGCCCCTGCTGCGCGGCGGCACCGCCCACGCCTACAACAACCACTACGTGAGTCTGAACGAGTCCGGCATCAACTCCCGCGCCGGCGCCAAGGCCAAGGTGGACAACAACTACTTCGAGGACTCCAAGGACGTCCTGGGTACCTTCTACACCGACCAGCGCGGCTCCTGGCAGGTCAGCGGCAACGTCTTCGACAACGTGACCTGGTCCTCCCCGGGCTCCGAGAACTACCCCGCCGGGCCCGACCCGCAGTCCAACACCACGGTCGGCATTCCGTACGCCTACACGCTCGACGTCGCGACCTGCGTGCCCGACGTCGTGAGCCGTACGGCGGGCGCGGGCACCGGACTCAAGGTCTCCGACGGCAACTGCACCCCGCAGACGCCGAACCCGACCCCGACCACGCCGACTCCGACCCCGACGCCCACCCCCACGCCGACCCCGACCCAGCCGACCGGCACCAACCTCAGCATCGGCGCCGGTGCCGACGGCTCCAGCAAGGCCGACGGCACCAGCTACGGCAACGTCCGGGACGGAGACATGAGCACGTACTGGTCGCCGAGCGGCTCCACCGGTTCCGTCTCCGTCAAGTGGGGCTCCGCCACCACGGTGGCCAAGGTCAACATCCGTGAGGCGGCCGGATCCACCGGCGCCATCGGCTCCTGGCGGCTCCTCAACGCCGACACGGGCGCCGTTCTGGCCTCCGGAACCGGCGCGGGCGTGATCACCTTGCCGCAGACCTCGCTGAAGAAGATCACCTTCGAGATCACCGGCTCCACGGCCACCCCGAAGGTCGCCGAGTTCGAGACCTACGGCGCGTAG
- a CDS encoding SMI1/KNR4 family protein yields the protein MSIEFETTGPGADAALLAAFEGRTGLRIPVACRQLLHRHNGGELPSNFLDTPTGRDVGVGVTEMLGVDTGDDCDIEVRLRELRGRAPDWFLPLFDAECGNVVGVSVSDSDEGRVYFWDHEREGTGRAVVEVADTLDAFMESLRPVDDWDDEDN from the coding sequence ATGAGCATCGAATTCGAGACGACCGGACCGGGCGCCGACGCCGCGCTGCTTGCCGCATTCGAGGGGCGTACGGGATTGAGGATCCCGGTCGCTTGCAGGCAGCTGCTCCACCGGCACAACGGGGGCGAGCTGCCGTCCAACTTCTTGGACACACCCACCGGCAGGGATGTCGGGGTCGGTGTCACCGAGATGCTGGGCGTTGATACCGGGGATGACTGCGACATCGAAGTACGGCTCCGAGAACTTCGGGGCCGCGCCCCGGATTGGTTCCTGCCTCTCTTCGATGCGGAGTGCGGCAATGTCGTCGGTGTATCGGTTTCTGACTCAGACGAGGGACGTGTCTACTTCTGGGATCACGAACGGGAAGGCACAGGCCGTGCTGTGGTCGAGGTGGCCGACACCCTCGACGCGTTCATGGAGTCGCTCCGTCCCGTCGACGACTGGGACGATGAGGACAACTAG
- a CDS encoding maleylpyruvate isomerase family mycothiol-dependent enzyme: protein MRRTFEDARRWARLGTELFLGAAQGGFDEPSALPGWTRAHLVAHVAANADALGNLVHWAATGEPTPMYASPEERAQGIERGRTLPAAELTAWLRDSAAELEKAMAALGEEQWRTRVVTAQGRTVPATEVPWMRAREVCVHAVDLAGPATFADLPADFLTALCDDVVTKRSAAPGPAVSLRAPSAAWELPGDGEPALVTAELPDLAAYLTGRDTGTSAPVLGAWL, encoded by the coding sequence ATGCGCCGGACCTTCGAGGACGCCCGCCGCTGGGCCCGGCTCGGCACCGAGCTGTTCCTGGGGGCGGCGCAGGGCGGGTTCGACGAGCCCAGCGCGCTGCCCGGCTGGACCCGCGCCCACCTCGTCGCCCATGTGGCGGCCAACGCCGACGCGCTCGGCAACCTCGTGCACTGGGCGGCCACCGGCGAACCCACACCCATGTACGCCTCGCCCGAGGAACGCGCCCAGGGCATCGAGCGGGGTCGCACCCTCCCCGCGGCCGAACTCACCGCCTGGCTGCGCGACTCCGCGGCAGAACTGGAGAAGGCGATGGCCGCGCTCGGGGAGGAACAGTGGCGTACGCGGGTCGTCACCGCGCAGGGCCGGACCGTACCGGCCACCGAGGTGCCCTGGATGCGGGCCCGCGAAGTCTGTGTGCACGCCGTGGACCTGGCCGGCCCCGCCACCTTCGCCGACCTTCCGGCCGACTTCCTGACCGCCCTGTGCGACGACGTCGTGACCAAGCGGTCCGCGGCGCCGGGACCGGCCGTGTCCCTGCGGGCGCCGTCCGCCGCCTGGGAACTGCCCGGGGACGGTGAACCCGCCCTGGTCACCGCCGAGTTGCCGGACCTCGCCGCCTACCTGACCGGACGGGACACCGGCACCTCCGCCCCCGTGCTGGGCGCCTGGCTCTGA
- a CDS encoding dihydrofolate reductase family protein — protein sequence MAERSANATASPRARVISDITISADGYSAGHNQTEERPFGEDGGDGTGARLHAWMFDRPDENRAEIEQLGAAKAFIMGRNMFGPVRGAWDGDRTWNGWWGDNPPFHAPVFVLTHHAREPQPMDGGTTFHFITDGIESALAQARAAAGDGDVLIHGGATTINQYLAAGLIEELRLHIVPLTLGAGTRLFEGVPPLNLEQVASRSATQITHLTYRVLP from the coding sequence ATGGCCGAGCGAAGCGCGAATGCCACTGCCAGTCCCCGTGCCAGGGTGATCAGCGACATCACGATCTCGGCCGACGGGTACTCGGCCGGGCACAACCAGACCGAGGAACGCCCGTTCGGCGAGGACGGCGGCGACGGCACGGGCGCCAGGCTGCACGCGTGGATGTTCGACAGACCCGACGAGAACCGGGCCGAGATCGAGCAATTGGGCGCCGCGAAGGCGTTCATCATGGGGCGCAACATGTTCGGCCCCGTGCGTGGCGCATGGGACGGGGACCGGACCTGGAACGGCTGGTGGGGTGACAACCCCCCTTTCCACGCACCGGTGTTCGTACTCACCCACCACGCACGCGAGCCGCAGCCGATGGACGGCGGCACGACGTTCCACTTCATCACCGACGGCATCGAATCGGCGCTAGCGCAGGCACGCGCGGCAGCGGGTGACGGTGACGTCCTGATCCACGGCGGCGCGACCACCATTAACCAGTACCTCGCCGCTGGCCTGATCGAAGAACTACGCCTCCACATCGTGCCGTTGACGCTCGGCGCGGGCACGCGCCTGTTCGAGGGCGTCCCACCACTGAACCTGGAACAGGTGGCGTCCCGTTCGGCGACCCAGATCACGCACCTGACGTACCGCGTACTGCCCTGA